Below is a window of Agrobacterium vitis DNA.
GTAGCGCCGCCGCGCTGCGACAATTCCGGCAGCATGTCCAGGGCGCGTTCGGCGGTGCCGAAATTGTTGATCAGGTCGCGAAAGGTGGCCGGGCCAACATTGTCGGAACGTATCAACCTCAGCCAGGCGGTTCTTTGTTTTTCCGTCAGGGCGATCCCCGAGCGTCCAGAACCGCCTGCCGACATTGTGTGCTATCCTTTTTTACCGATCTTGCTCTCGGTGCCTGAAATAAGTCTTTCAATATTTGCCTTGTGCTTGCCCCAGGTGATCACGGTCATTGCAGACGTGATCATGGCAGCTTCCGGCTGACCGAGTATCCACAATGCAACCGGAATGACAAGGGTTGCAACCAATGCTGATAGCGAGGAATAGCGGCTGAGAAAAGCAATCGATAGCCAGACGATGGCAAAGACCAGCACCATCAACGGAAAAATCCCGAGCAATGTGCCGATATAGGTAGCCACGCCCTTGCCGCCCTTGAAGCCCAGCCAGACCGGGAACAGGTGGCCGATAAAGGCAGCAAAGCCGCCAAGCAGGCCCGGCAGATGCACCGTATCGGAGCCGAACAATTTCTGGGCGATCAGCGCCGCAGCCGTTGCCTTCAGCGCGTCGAGCAGCAGGGTGGCAGCCGCGAGCTTCTTGTTGCCAGTGCGCAGAACATTGGTGGCGCCAATATTGCCGGATCCGATATTGCGCACGTCGCCCAGACCTGCCATCCGGGTCAGGATCAGTCCGAAGGGAATGGAGCCGAGCAGATAGCCGATCGCCAGCGAGGCGATAAGGGCGGTGATCGTCACCTGGCTGTAATCGAGGCTGGGCATGGCCGGCTCCTATACGTTCAAGACAGAGAAAATACCGAACGGCCTGCCACATAGGTGGCAACAGCGCGGCCGGAGAAGCGGGCGTCTTCAAAGGGTGTATTCTTGGAGCGCGACAACAGCGTCTCCTTGGCAACCAACCATGGCTCGTCCAGATCGATGAGCACGATATCGGCCTTTGCGCCGGGCTTCAATGTGCCTGCATCCAGACCGAAAATTTCGGCAGGCCGGGTGGACATTGCATCAATCAGCCGCATCAGCGGCACCTGACCGGCGTGATGCAGTCTGAGAGCCGCTGCCAGCAAGGTTTCCAGGCCGACCGCGCCATCGGCGGCATCGGCAAATGGCAGGCGCTTGGTATCGACATCCTGCGGATCATGGGCCGAAACGATGATGTCGATATCGCCATTTGCCAAGGCCTCGACCATCGCCACCCGATCATCCTCGGCTCGCAGCGGCGGCGCCAGCTTGAAGAATGTCCGGTATTCGCCGATATCGTTTTCATTCAGCGACAGATTGTTGATGGAAATGCCGCAGGTAACGTTCGCGCCGCGTGAGCGGGCAAGCTTGATGGCCTCCACCGAGCCCGGCACCGAAATCTTGGCGGCATGATATTTTGCCCGCGTCAGCCCGGCGATGCGCAGATCGCGTTCCAGCGGAATGATTTCGGCCTCCCTCGGCACGCCGGACAAGCCCAGCCAGCTGGCAAACAGGCCCTCGTTCATCACGCCATTGCCGAGATATTTTTCGTGCAGTTCCAGCGAAATGACCGCGCCGAATTCCCGCGCATAGGTCATCGCCCGGCGCAGCACAAGCGTATCGTCCAGCCCGTGGCGGCCATTGGTGAAGCAGACGGCGCCCGCCTGTTGCAACAGGCCGAATTCGGTCATTTCCTCGCCGCGCAGCCGACGGGTCAGGGCCGCGGCCGGATAGATATTGACCGGCGATTTTTCCCGCGCCGCATTTTTGATGAATTCCACCAGGGCGATGTCGTCGATGACAGGATCGGTATCCGGCATCATCACGAAGGAGGTCACGCCGCCTGCCGCTGCGGCCTTGCCGGCGGAGGCCAGTGTTTCGCGGTGTTCACCGCCGGGTTCGCCGACAAACACCTGCGCATCCACCAGACCCGGTGCTGCGACCAGACCTTTGCAGTCCCTGACCTCGGCACCCTCGGGTGCGCCCTGATTGCGGGCATCGGCACCGGCGGCCAGAATGCTGCCATCGGCACCGACGATAATGCTGCCAACCTCATCCAGCGAACGCGACGGGTCGATAATGCGGGCATTGTTGAAGACAAGCGGCTTGTTCATGCGCCAACTCCTTCGCTACGCGGGCCGTTATTGTCCGAGATCAGCAGCGATTCCATCACGGCCATGCGCACGGCGACGCCCATCTCGACCTGGCTTTCGATGACGCTTTGCGGCCCATCGGCCACATCGGAGGCGATTTCCACCCCTCGGTTCATTGGGCCGGGATGCATGACCAGGGCGTCTTCCTTGGCGGCTTTCAGCTTTTCAGCATCAAGCCCGTAGAAGTGGAAATATTCGCGGATCGATGGGACAAACGACCCTGCCATGCGCTCGCGCTGCAAGCGCAGCATCATCACGACATCGGCGCCCTTCAGGCCTTCCTTCATATCGTGGAAGACTTCGACGCTCATATCGGCAATGCCAGAGGGCAGCAGCGTGGCGGGGGCCACGACCCTGACCCGCGCGCCCATCGCATTGAGCAGGAGAATATTGGAACGGGCCACGCGCGAATGCAGCACGTCGCCGCAGATCGCGACGATGATCCGCGACAGCTTGCCCTTGGCGCGCCGGATGGTCAGTGCGTCGAGTAGCGCCTGGGTCGGATGTTCATGCTGGCCGTCGCCGGCATTGATCACCGCGCAGGCGACTTTTTGCGACAGAAGGGCTGCGGCACCGGCCGAGGCATGGCGCACCACCAGCACGTCCGGATGCATGGCATTCAGCGTCATCGCCGTATCGATCAGCGTTTCGCCTTTCTTGACCGACGAATTGCCGACCGACATGTTCATCACATCGGCACCGAGCCGCTTGCCCGCCAACTCGAAGGATGACTGGGTGCGGGTGGAAGCCTCAAAAAACAGGTTGATCTGGGTCAGACCGCGCAGGGTCGAGGTCTTTTTTTCGCGCTGGCGGCTGATTTTTACCGCTTCGTCAGCTTTATCGAGCAGATAGGTAATATCGGTTTCGGTAAGGCCCTTGATGCCAATCAGATGGCGATGGGGAAAGAAGACCATGCGCATGTTCTCCTAGGATTTGTCAGGGAAAAGTGGCAACCGGTTTTCCGAAAGACAAACGATAATAAAAGACTTCAGAATTTTTCGGTTTCACGATGGAACCAGGGGACTCCGAAGGGATCGCGCGGTCTATAAAGACTGCGATGATCAGGAGCAAGCCTGCTTGAGGCGTGCAAGCCTTTGTCCCCCGTTTTGGTCGGTTGGTCCGACCCATGCTGTCGCAAATCTGCGCAAACGTGTTAAAGACCATCGACAAAGATCGATTTGCGGCATTGCTGTAAGACTAAAGATAAAAATTGGAACGCGGATGAGCCGTACGGAAGACAAATTGCTGGAACTCAATCAGCCAAGGCCCTGGTCCGGCGTGAACGCCTTTCGCACCGATCCGCTGGTGGTCGATATTACCAATGGCCTCAGCCGCAACCTGCGCGATGAATATGATACGCTTGGCCGCTATGTAACCTCGCATGAGGCGCAGGAACTGGCCCGCATGGCCAACCACAATCCGCCGGAACTGCGCACCCACGGGCCGCGCGGCGAGCGGCTGGATGTGGTGGAGTTTCATCCGGCCTGGCATGCGCTGATGCGCCGCTCCATGGCGACCGGCCTGCATTCCTCCGTCTGGGAAAATTTAGCTGATGCACGCGGCCAGGATCACAAGGCCCGCGCCGTGCGATTCTATCTCACCGCCCAGCTTGAATGCGGCCATCTCTGCCCGCTGACCATGACCAGCGCCTCGGTCGCCGCCCTGATGGGCTCGCCC
It encodes the following:
- a CDS encoding dihydroorotase; translation: MNKPLVFNNARIIDPSRSLDEVGSIIVGADGSILAAGADARNQGAPEGAEVRDCKGLVAAPGLVDAQVFVGEPGGEHRETLASAGKAAAAGGVTSFVMMPDTDPVIDDIALVEFIKNAAREKSPVNIYPAAALTRRLRGEEMTEFGLLQQAGAVCFTNGRHGLDDTLVLRRAMTYAREFGAVISLELHEKYLGNGVMNEGLFASWLGLSGVPREAEIIPLERDLRIAGLTRAKYHAAKISVPGSVEAIKLARSRGANVTCGISINNLSLNENDIGEYRTFFKLAPPLRAEDDRVAMVEALANGDIDIIVSAHDPQDVDTKRLPFADAADGAVGLETLLAAALRLHHAGQVPLMRLIDAMSTRPAEIFGLDAGTLKPGAKADIVLIDLDEPWLVAKETLLSRSKNTPFEDARFSGRAVATYVAGRSVFSLS
- a CDS encoding aspartate carbamoyltransferase catalytic subunit, encoding MVFFPHRHLIGIKGLTETDITYLLDKADEAVKISRQREKKTSTLRGLTQINLFFEASTRTQSSFELAGKRLGADVMNMSVGNSSVKKGETLIDTAMTLNAMHPDVLVVRHASAGAAALLSQKVACAVINAGDGQHEHPTQALLDALTIRRAKGKLSRIIVAICGDVLHSRVARSNILLLNAMGARVRVVAPATLLPSGIADMSVEVFHDMKEGLKGADVVMMLRLQRERMAGSFVPSIREYFHFYGLDAEKLKAAKEDALVMHPGPMNRGVEIASDVADGPQSVIESQVEMGVAVRMAVMESLLISDNNGPRSEGVGA
- the plsY gene encoding glycerol-3-phosphate 1-O-acyltransferase PlsY; protein product: MPSLDYSQVTITALIASLAIGYLLGSIPFGLILTRMAGLGDVRNIGSGNIGATNVLRTGNKKLAAATLLLDALKATAAALIAQKLFGSDTVHLPGLLGGFAAFIGHLFPVWLGFKGGKGVATYIGTLLGIFPLMVLVFAIVWLSIAFLSRYSSLSALVATLVIPVALWILGQPEAAMITSAMTVITWGKHKANIERLISGTESKIGKKG